The Clostridioides difficile genome has a segment encoding these proteins:
- a CDS encoding S41 family peptidase — MYLVISKKKAIFLGVILVIITAMATSAFQLTLGNKVVISKELYEGYKKYDKLLGLESIIKQDFYKKVSDKDLVDGASKGLFLGTNDKYSGYYTKEEMEKLIEDSEGSYVGVGMYIGASKDGGLVVVPMKDSPAEKAGVKAGDKLIKVNGKSVSYKNSDEAVSMMKGKKGKKVELVVLREDKQLSFELKTEQIVEKSIESKVIDNDLGYIEITQFISSTYTDFDKALKGLKEKNIKGLVIDLRNNPGGMLDICKEVADELIGEGTIVYTKDNKGNTEYLKSDKEKLGLPIVVLTNGESASAAEILTAAIVDNKEGISVGTTTYGKGLVQSVVRLKDGTGYKLTTAQYFTPNGDYINEKGIKPTIEEKDEKKQLDVATEWLREQINK; from the coding sequence ATGTATCTTGTGATTTCAAAAAAGAAAGCTATTTTTTTAGGGGTGATTTTAGTAATTATAACAGCTATGGCCACATCGGCGTTTCAGCTTACATTAGGGAACAAGGTTGTAATATCAAAAGAACTCTATGAAGGCTATAAAAAATATGATAAGTTGTTAGGATTAGAATCTATTATAAAACAAGATTTTTATAAAAAAGTCTCTGATAAAGATTTAGTGGATGGAGCATCAAAGGGGTTATTCCTAGGAACAAATGACAAATACTCTGGTTATTACACTAAAGAAGAAATGGAAAAGCTAATAGAAGATAGTGAGGGCTCTTATGTTGGTGTAGGGATGTATATAGGAGCATCAAAAGATGGAGGACTAGTAGTAGTTCCTATGAAAGATTCTCCAGCAGAAAAAGCAGGAGTAAAAGCAGGAGATAAATTAATAAAAGTCAACGGAAAATCTGTATCATATAAAAATTCGGATGAAGCTGTGAGCATGATGAAAGGTAAAAAGGGCAAAAAAGTAGAGCTAGTAGTGTTGAGAGAAGATAAACAACTAAGCTTTGAGTTGAAGACAGAACAGATAGTTGAGAAAAGTATAGAAAGTAAAGTAATTGATAATGATTTAGGATATATAGAAATTACCCAATTTATATCAAGTACATATACTGATTTTGACAAAGCCTTAAAAGGATTGAAAGAAAAGAATATTAAGGGATTAGTAATAGACCTTAGAAACAATCCTGGAGGAATGTTGGATATATGTAAAGAAGTTGCTGATGAGTTAATTGGTGAAGGAACTATAGTATATACTAAAGATAATAAAGGAAATACAGAATACTTAAAATCTGATAAAGAAAAATTGGGACTTCCAATAGTAGTTTTAACCAATGGAGAAAGTGCCTCTGCTGCTGAGATATTAACAGCTGCAATTGTTGATAATAAAGAAGGTATTTCTGTAGGTACTACAACTTATGGTAAAGGGCTGGTACAGTCAGTTGTAAGGTTGAAAGATGGAACAGGATATAAATTAACTACTGCTCAATACTTTACACCTAATGGAGATTATATCAATGAAAAAGGTATAAAGCCTACAATTGAAGAAAAAGATGAGAAAAAGCAACTGGATGTAGCAACAGAATGGCTTAGAGAGCAGATTAATAAATAG
- a CDS encoding 5-formyltetrahydrofolate cyclo-ligase has translation MKKEFRKKVIEHRKNKSADFVLNNSNLITEKLLQMEDIRNATNIMLYLNFNNEVNTDNLIKKLLSLKKIVSSPITIKENHTLIPTQVTDLDNGLKIGAYGIREPSEKSPKIDIKSLDVVIVPAVAYDIHCYRLGYGGGFYDRFLENLRKDAITIGVAFDFQVFDSIPKETHDAQLNYIVTETRVLTPNN, from the coding sequence ATGAAAAAAGAATTTAGGAAAAAAGTTATTGAACATAGAAAAAATAAAAGTGCTGATTTTGTACTAAATAATTCAAATTTAATAACAGAAAAATTACTTCAAATGGAGGACATAAGAAACGCAACTAATATAATGCTTTATCTAAATTTTAATAATGAAGTTAACACAGATAATTTAATCAAAAAACTCTTATCTCTAAAGAAAATAGTCTCAAGTCCTATTACAATAAAAGAAAATCATACATTAATTCCTACTCAAGTAACAGATTTAGATAATGGGCTAAAAATTGGTGCATATGGAATAAGGGAACCTAGTGAAAAATCACCTAAAATTGATATTAAATCTTTAGATGTTGTAATTGTTCCAGCTGTTGCATATGATATACATTGCTATAGATTAGGATATGGTGGAGGATTTTATGATAGATTTTTAGAGAACTTAAGAAAAGACGCAATAACTATAGGAGTAGCATTTGACTTTCAGGTATTTGATTCTATTCCAAAAGAAACTCACGATGCACAATTAAACTATATAGTTACTGAAACTAGAGTTCTTACACCAAATAATTAA
- a CDS encoding type II toxin-antitoxin system PemK/MazF family toxin codes for MKGRLPKVSTNCEIKRGDLYYADLSPVVGSEQGGVRPVLIIQNDVGNKYSPTVIVSAITSQINKAKLPTHVEISSNEYGLNKDSVILLEQIRTIDKKRLREKIGCLDENMMIKVDDGLQISLGLFTF; via the coding sequence ATGAAGGGAAGATTGCCCAAGGTGAGTACTAATTGTGAAATAAAGCGTGGTGATTTATATTACGCTGATTTAAGTCCAGTTGTTGGTTCAGAGCAGGGAGGAGTTAGGCCTGTTCTGATAATACAAAATGATGTAGGTAATAAATATAGTCCTACAGTTATAGTCTCAGCTATAACATCTCAGATTAATAAAGCCAAATTACCTACTCATGTAGAGATAAGTTCCAATGAATATGGGCTTAATAAAGACTCAGTAATTCTTTTAGAACAAATCAGAACTATTGATAAAAAGAGACTGAGGGAAAAAATTGGTTGTCTAGATGAAAATATGATGATAAAAGTAGATGATGGACTTCAAATAAGTTTAGGATTATTTACTTTTTAA
- a CDS encoding TetR/AcrR family transcriptional regulator: MANKTKKDIILTACNLFNIHGYNSISMRDIANELGISVGNLTYYFKKKEDLIEEVVKYKHKKCVPSFI, translated from the coding sequence ATGGCAAATAAAACTAAAAAAGATATAATACTTACAGCATGTAATTTATTCAATATACATGGATATAATAGTATATCTATGAGAGATATAGCTAATGAATTAGGCATTAGTGTAGGAAATTTAACTTATTATTTTAAGAAAAAGGAGGATTTAATTGAGGAAGTAGTGAAATATAAACATAAAAAGTGTGTACCTTCCTTTATATAG
- a CDS encoding aldose 1-epimerase family protein, protein MNILQNENLIIESSSSGAELTRIFSKKHNRNILWDGDKKHWGRQSPILFPIVGKLLDNETIIEENLYNMTQHGFARDMDFEIANKGDTFISYSLTSNESTLKKYPYSFELLINYTLNDNSINIEWIVKNTDSKDIFFSIGGHPAFNLPFYEQDDFSKYYLEFKGRDNVEKINLNGSFTDDTKFIGDLKNLQLNPELFKNDALIYTNIDEVSICNDKNSECLTISMKNFPLVGIWTPYYSETNSTAPFLCIEPWYGLADSIHSNKIYTDKKFINKLDKGKFFTASYSINID, encoded by the coding sequence ATGAATATATTACAAAATGAAAACTTAATTATTGAATCAAGTAGCTCTGGCGCTGAACTTACTAGGATATTTTCTAAAAAACATAACAGAAATATTCTTTGGGATGGTGATAAAAAGCATTGGGGTAGACAATCACCTATATTATTTCCTATAGTTGGCAAACTTCTTGATAACGAAACCATAATAGAAGAAAATTTATATAATATGACTCAACATGGATTTGCTAGAGATATGGATTTTGAAATTGCAAATAAAGGAGATACATTCATATCTTATAGTTTAACATCCAATGAATCTACTCTAAAAAAATATCCATACTCTTTTGAGCTACTTATAAATTATACATTAAATGACAATAGTATAAATATAGAATGGATTGTAAAAAATACTGACTCTAAAGATATATTCTTTTCTATAGGAGGACATCCTGCATTTAATCTTCCTTTTTATGAACAAGATGATTTTTCTAAGTATTATCTTGAGTTTAAAGGAAGAGATAATGTTGAAAAAATTAATTTAAATGGGTCCTTTACTGACGATACAAAATTTATTGGAGACTTAAAAAATTTACAATTAAATCCAGAATTATTTAAAAATGATGCTTTAATATACACTAACATAGACGAAGTATCTATATGTAATGATAAAAATAGTGAATGCCTAACTATATCTATGAAGAATTTTCCTCTAGTTGGCATTTGGACTCCTTATTATAGTGAAACTAATTCTACTGCTCCATTTTTATGTATAGAACCATGGTATGGTCTTGCTGATAGTATACATTCTAATAAAATTTATACAGATAAGAAATTTATAAATAAATTAGATAAGGGAAAATTTTTTACAGCTTCTTATAGTATAAACATAGATTAG
- the cobU gene encoding bifunctional adenosylcobinamide kinase/adenosylcobinamide-phosphate guanylyltransferase, whose product MSQIILVTGGARSGKSNFAEKLCLDRNNNTAYIATSIPFDDEMKDRVRKHQESRPKSWKTYEIYEDIYSIIKNIYEKHETVILDCVTLLVNNLMFLHNLNIEESTQEEINKLEEYIKEQVSKLIEEIEKTNLYFVFVTNELGMGIVPGNKLSRIYTDIVGRINQYIASKSNEVYFVVSGIPMKIKE is encoded by the coding sequence ATGAGTCAAATTATTCTGGTAACAGGAGGAGCTAGGTCAGGAAAAAGTAATTTTGCAGAAAAATTGTGCTTAGATAGAAATAATAACACAGCTTACATAGCGACATCCATTCCATTTGATGATGAGATGAAAGATAGAGTAAGGAAGCATCAAGAGAGTAGACCTAAAAGTTGGAAGACATATGAAATATATGAAGATATATATTCTATAATTAAAAATATCTATGAAAAACATGAAACTGTTATACTAGACTGTGTGACACTATTAGTAAATAATTTAATGTTTTTACATAATCTAAACATAGAAGAATCTACTCAAGAAGAAATAAATAAATTGGAAGAGTACATAAAAGAACAAGTTAGTAAACTTATTGAAGAAATAGAAAAAACAAATCTATATTTTGTATTTGTGACAAATGAATTAGGTATGGGAATTGTTCCTGGAAATAAACTTAGTAGAATATATACTGATATTGTAGGTCGTATAAATCAATATATAGCATCAAAAAGCAATGAAGTTTATTTTGTAGTTAGTGGCATACCTATGAAAATAAAGGAGTAA
- a CDS encoding transketolase family protein has product MNKMATREAYGKALVKLGQINDNVVVLDADLSKSTKTHDFYQAFPDRFFNMGIAEQNLIGAACGLSTAGKIPFASTFAMFATGRAFEIIRNSVCYPKLNVKICATHAGLTVGEDGASHESVEDIAIMRAIPNMTVLVPADGVETEKMIFEIAKYNGPVYVRLGRSSVPVLFDEDYHFEIGKGVVLRDGNDVTIIACGIMVNDAILAQEKLQEEGISARVINMSTIKPIDKDLILKAAKETNAIVTVEEHSIIGGLGSAVSETVGESYPTIVKKVGIKDSFGESGAPNELLKKYELTCDDIVKAVKEAILEKRM; this is encoded by the coding sequence ATGAATAAAATGGCAACAAGAGAAGCGTATGGTAAAGCCTTAGTAAAATTAGGTCAAATAAATGACAATGTTGTAGTATTAGATGCAGATTTATCAAAGTCTACAAAGACACATGATTTTTATCAAGCATTTCCAGATAGATTTTTTAATATGGGTATAGCTGAACAAAATCTAATAGGTGCTGCTTGCGGATTATCAACTGCTGGAAAAATACCTTTTGCTAGTACTTTTGCTATGTTCGCTACAGGGAGAGCCTTTGAGATTATAAGAAATTCAGTTTGTTATCCAAAGTTAAATGTAAAAATTTGTGCTACTCATGCAGGACTTACTGTTGGAGAAGATGGAGCATCTCATGAAAGTGTAGAGGATATTGCAATAATGAGAGCTATACCAAATATGACAGTTCTTGTTCCAGCTGATGGAGTAGAGACAGAGAAGATGATTTTTGAAATAGCTAAATACAATGGACCTGTTTATGTTAGGCTAGGAAGAAGTTCAGTTCCGGTTTTATTTGATGAAGATTATCACTTTGAAATAGGAAAAGGTGTAGTATTAAGAGATGGCAATGATGTCACTATTATAGCTTGTGGAATTATGGTGAATGATGCTATATTGGCACAAGAAAAATTGCAAGAAGAAGGTATTAGTGCCAGAGTCATAAATATGTCCACAATAAAACCTATAGATAAGGATTTAATATTAAAAGCAGCAAAAGAAACTAATGCTATTGTAACTGTAGAAGAGCATAGTATAATTGGAGGGTTAGGTTCTGCTGTAAGTGAGACAGTTGGAGAATCTTATCCAACTATTGTAAAAAAAGTTGGGATTAAGGATTCTTTTGGAGAATCTGGTGCTCCAAACGAATTGTTAAAAAAATATGAATTAACTTGTGATGACATAGTAAAAGCTGTAAAAGAAGCTATTCTTGAAAAAAGAATGTAA
- a CDS encoding transketolase, with product MRDHKGLNEIARIIRRSIVSMIHRAKSGHPGGSLSVVEILTALYFDEMNVDSSNPKMEDRDRFVLSKGHAAPALYATLAEKGYFDKEELNGLRKIGRMLQGHPDMKGTPGVEISTGSLGQGFSAACGMAMASKLDNAPWNVYTLLGDGEVQEGIVWEAAMSAAHYKLDNLIAFLDNNGLQIDGNIESVMNLGSIVDKFKAFGWNVIEIDGHDFDQIFAALDIAKSTVKKPTMIVAKTIKGKGISFMENQAGWHGTAPNDAELEQALLELGGADNE from the coding sequence ATGAGAGACCATAAAGGATTAAATGAGATTGCGCGTATCATAAGAAGAAGTATAGTCTCTATGATACATAGAGCCAAATCTGGACATCCAGGAGGGTCATTATCAGTAGTTGAAATACTTACTGCGTTATACTTTGATGAAATGAATGTGGATTCTTCAAATCCTAAAATGGAGGATAGAGATAGATTTGTATTATCAAAAGGACATGCTGCACCAGCATTATATGCAACATTGGCTGAAAAAGGTTATTTTGATAAGGAAGAATTAAATGGACTAAGGAAAATAGGAAGAATGTTACAAGGACATCCAGATATGAAAGGAACACCTGGTGTGGAAATATCTACAGGTTCTTTAGGCCAAGGCTTTTCGGCTGCATGTGGGATGGCTATGGCATCAAAATTAGATAATGCACCGTGGAATGTGTACACTTTACTTGGCGACGGAGAAGTTCAAGAAGGTATCGTTTGGGAAGCTGCTATGAGTGCGGCACATTATAAGCTAGATAATTTAATCGCTTTTTTAGACAATAATGGACTTCAGATAGATGGAAATATAGAAAGTGTGATGAACTTAGGTTCAATCGTTGATAAATTTAAGGCTTTTGGATGGAATGTAATTGAAATAGATGGTCATGATTTTGACCAAATATTTGCTGCTCTTGACATAGCTAAATCAACAGTTAAAAAGCCTACAATGATAGTTGCAAAGACTATAAAAGGTAAAGGAATATCTTTTATGGAAAATCAAGCAGGATGGCATGGGACAGCTCCAAATGATGCAGAACTAGAACAAGCCTTACTTGAATTAGGAGGTGCTGACAATGAATAA
- the cobT gene encoding nicotinate-nucleotide--dimethylbenzimidazole phosphoribosyltransferase, translated as MSLLESISRNIYSLDKSSIEKAKQRLDRLIHPTGSLGKIEDICMQLAGIFGNENFDTTKKVIIAFAGDHGVYEEGVAPDPQDITKLQFPNFSKGLCGVGVISKFVGADVVAVDVGINCDEKLDGVLDYKIRKGTSNMAKGPAMSKQEAIRCLEIGIEIAEQCIERDYKVIGIGEMGIANTTPSTAIISVIAGCDPSEVTGIGAGLKKERLKHKADVIRKAIEINNPNPTDGVDILSKVGGFEIGSMAGVILGCSANRIPVVIDGFISYAAALIAYKINPKTREYMIASHSSAESGTKRALDILKLDPILNMDMRLGEGSGAALAFNIVEASNYTYKNMATFDEIDMGR; from the coding sequence ATGAGTTTATTAGAAAGTATATCAAGAAATATATATTCTCTAGATAAGTCTTCTATTGAAAAAGCAAAACAGAGGTTGGACAGGCTTATACATCCAACTGGAAGCTTAGGAAAGATAGAAGATATTTGCATGCAATTAGCAGGGATATTTGGAAATGAAAATTTTGATACAACTAAAAAAGTTATAATTGCTTTTGCTGGAGACCATGGAGTATATGAAGAAGGTGTTGCACCTGACCCTCAGGACATAACAAAGTTGCAATTTCCAAATTTCTCAAAAGGACTATGTGGAGTTGGGGTAATAAGTAAATTTGTGGGAGCAGATGTTGTAGCTGTAGATGTAGGAATAAATTGTGATGAAAAGCTAGATGGAGTATTAGATTATAAGATAAGAAAAGGTACTTCAAATATGGCAAAGGGACCAGCCATGAGCAAACAAGAGGCTATAAGATGCTTAGAAATAGGAATTGAAATAGCAGAACAATGTATAGAAAGAGATTATAAAGTAATTGGTATTGGAGAGATGGGGATAGCAAATACTACTCCAAGTACTGCAATAATATCTGTAATTGCAGGATGTGACCCATCAGAAGTGACAGGTATAGGTGCAGGTCTTAAAAAGGAAAGATTAAAGCATAAAGCTGATGTAATTAGAAAAGCTATTGAAATTAACAATCCAAATCCAACTGATGGTGTAGATATTTTATCTAAAGTAGGTGGATTTGAAATAGGTTCAATGGCAGGTGTTATATTAGGATGTAGTGCTAATAGAATTCCAGTTGTTATAGATGGATTTATTTCTTATGCAGCAGCTTTAATTGCTTATAAAATAAATCCAAAAACTAGAGAATATATGATAGCATCACATTCGTCAGCAGAATCAGGAACTAAAAGAGCATTAGATATATTGAAATTAGACCCTATACTAAATATGGATATGAGATTAGGTGAAGGAAGTGGAGCTGCTTTGGCATTTAACATAGTGGAAGCTTCAAATTATACTTACAAAAACATGGCGACTTTTGATGAGATAGATATGGGTAGATAA
- the cobS gene encoding adenosylcobinamide-GDP ribazoletransferase: MKRFILILQFLTRIPIKLDVGFDDEFYKSIVYFPLVGLVIGILTYLIGWVSILLFQPFICAIIITLAGVLITGGLHIDGLGDTFDAIYSYRDKEKMLEIMKDSRLGTNSLLAIMFVLLLKIGFVYSIISNNSLWVIIFMPMIARLGVMLLTYKTVTPRAKGMGNLFIGKLTTNMLVTAIIYTILIVSTIAKLIFLVPNIVLIKVLCSAIVVFIFILLFKNHIYKKIDGVTGDVLGCGIELSELVYLIYIYLLIFMFI, encoded by the coding sequence ATGAAAAGATTTATTTTGATACTACAGTTTTTGACAAGGATACCTATAAAATTGGATGTAGGATTTGATGATGAATTTTATAAATCAATAGTATATTTTCCGCTTGTAGGTCTTGTTATTGGTATATTAACTTATTTAATAGGCTGGGTTTCTATACTTTTATTTCAGCCATTTATATGTGCGATTATAATAACACTCGCTGGTGTTTTGATTACTGGTGGGCTTCATATAGATGGATTAGGGGATACATTTGATGCGATATACAGTTATAGAGATAAAGAGAAAATGCTTGAAATAATGAAAGATTCTCGATTAGGTACAAATTCGCTTTTAGCAATTATGTTTGTACTTTTATTAAAGATTGGATTTGTATATAGTATTATAAGTAATAACTCACTATGGGTTATAATATTTATGCCAATGATTGCAAGGTTAGGAGTAATGTTATTGACATACAAAACGGTAACACCAAGAGCAAAAGGAATGGGGAATTTATTTATAGGAAAATTGACTACAAATATGTTAGTAACAGCCATAATATATACAATATTGATAGTTAGTACTATTGCTAAATTAATATTTTTAGTGCCTAATATAGTACTGATTAAAGTATTATGTTCAGCTATAGTAGTTTTTATATTTATACTATTATTTAAAAATCATATTTATAAAAAAATTGATGGAGTAACAGGCGATGTATTAGGTTGTGGAATAGAACTTTCAGAACTTGTATATTTGATTTATATATATTTGTTAATTTTTATGTTTATTTAA
- a CDS encoding histidine phosphatase family protein, translating to MIRLILIRHALTTDNEKGRLSGHINSYISEEGKLQINKITKYMSSESIDKIYTTPSSRTKDTVEKISKLKLIEIEEKENLREISFGDFEGITFKEIKVKYPKEFEKMIEEGNNYRYPNGESLIDSYERVAKEIDNIILENDDYLNKKTILICSHAGTIRNIITHLISDSYKYHWNFKIDNASITILEVDNGFTVINKMNFTDFIQFNTN from the coding sequence GTGATAAGATTAATATTAATAAGACATGCTTTGACAACTGATAATGAAAAAGGAAGATTATCAGGTCATATAAATAGTTATATTAGTGAAGAAGGTAAATTACAAATAAATAAAATTACAAAATATATGAGTAGTGAAAGTATAGATAAGATTTATACAACTCCATCTTCACGTACTAAAGATACAGTAGAGAAAATATCAAAACTAAAATTAATAGAAATAGAAGAAAAAGAAAATCTAAGAGAAATTAGTTTTGGAGACTTTGAAGGAATAACTTTTAAAGAGATAAAAGTTAAATATCCAAAAGAATTTGAAAAAATGATAGAAGAAGGCAACAATTATAGATACCCAAATGGGGAAAGTTTGATAGACTCATATGAAAGAGTAGCAAAAGAGATTGACAATATAATTTTAGAAAATGATGATTATTTAAATAAAAAAACAATACTTATATGTTCTCATGCAGGTACAATAAGAAATATAATAACACATTTGATTTCTGACAGTTATAAATATCATTGGAATTTTAAAATTGATAATGCATCTATTACAATTTTGGAAGTTGATAATGGATTTACTGTAATAAATAAAATGAATTTTACTGATTTTATACAATTTAATACAAATTAA
- a CDS encoding SDR family NAD(P)-dependent oxidoreductase — MTVTFITGGNTGLGYESAKRLKELGHKIYIGCRSEEKGIEAAKELGVEYIVIDVTNEDSVINAANEIKQKEGHIDVLINNAGIPGGYQAPKDITSDIMYNVFNTNVFGIVRVTHYFIPLLQNSKQPVIVNVSSGLGSFGQVLNPEKIESKVNALAYSSSKAAVSMLTVQYAKGMPNIRINAVDPGSTKTGEQFKNGTQTLQEGTDAIVKMATIGKDGPTGTFTNRDGIIPW; from the coding sequence ATGACAGTAACATTTATAACTGGTGGTAATACAGGTTTAGGATATGAAAGTGCAAAACGTTTAAAAGAATTAGGACATAAGATATATATTGGATGCCGCAGTGAAGAAAAAGGCATAGAAGCGGCAAAAGAGCTTGGAGTAGAGTATATAGTTATTGATGTAACAAATGAAGATTCTGTAATAAATGCAGCAAATGAAATCAAGCAAAAAGAAGGACATATTGATGTCCTTATAAATAATGCAGGAATTCCTGGAGGATATCAAGCTCCAAAAGATATAACCTCAGATATTATGTATAATGTTTTCAATACAAATGTATTTGGTATAGTGAGAGTTACACATTACTTCATTCCATTATTACAAAACTCTAAACAGCCAGTTATAGTGAATGTAAGTAGTGGATTAGGATCATTTGGACAAGTATTAAATCCTGAAAAGATTGAATCAAAAGTCAATGCACTTGCTTATAGCTCATCAAAAGCCGCAGTTTCAATGCTTACAGTGCAATATGCAAAAGGGATGCCAAATATTCGTATAAATGCAGTTGATCCAGGTTCAACTAAAACAGGAGAACAATTCAAAAATGGTACACAAACATTACAAGAAGGAACTGATGCAATCGTTAAAATGGCTACAATAGGAAAAGATGGTCCTACAGGTACTTTTACTAATAGAGATGGTATAATTCCTTGGTAG
- a CDS encoding antitoxin, with amino-acid sequence MYDKSKEKIEVTLPDSLISEVDSIVQMENSNREDFAKAAFQFYITQKKRIHIKESMKTGYREMGQINLSLAELGMTVDEVSSDDKNEGKIAQGEY; translated from the coding sequence GTGTACGATAAGAGTAAAGAAAAAATAGAAGTTACTTTACCAGACTCTCTGATTTCTGAAGTTGATAGTATTGTTCAGATGGAGAACAGTAACAGAGAAGATTTTGCAAAAGCTGCTTTTCAGTTCTATATAACTCAGAAAAAGAGAATTCATATTAAAGAATCTATGAAAACGGGTTATAGAGAAATGGGTCAAATTAATCTGTCATTAGCTGAATTAGGTATGACAGTTGACGAAGTATCTTCTGATGATAAAAATGAAGGGAAGATTGCCCAAGGTGAGTACTAA